In Apostichopus japonicus isolate 1M-3 chromosome 3, ASM3797524v1, whole genome shotgun sequence, a single genomic region encodes these proteins:
- the LOC139961910 gene encoding alanine--tRNA ligase, cytoplasmic-like codes for MDSIATAKEVRQTFIDFFVKYKGYEHEFVRSSLVVPLDDPTLLFTNAGMNQYKPIFLGTVDPNSDMAKLKRAANSQKCIRAGGKHNDLDDVGKDVYHHTFFEMLGNWSFGDYFKKEACAMAWELLTVVYKLPADRMYVTYFGGNEKAGLASDEECRQIWLDLGLSPDRVMPFDMKDNFWEMGDTGPCGPCSEIHFDRIGGRDAASLVNMDDPDVVEIWNLVFIQFNRETDGSLRPLPKKSIDTGMGLERVVSVIQNKTSNYDTDLFLPIFQEIQSKTGIRSYTGKIGQADTDGVDMAYRVVADHIRTLTIALSDGGRPDNVGRGYVLRRILRRGIRYSTEKLNASPGFFGSLVTTVVEILGEAFPEITKDPQMVMDIINEEEEQFLKTLSRGHRVLERAITKLGAGNSTLPGKVAWLLYDTYGFPIDLTTLMVEEKGMSVDMQEYEAEKKKAQILSQGKGSGLDDTIGLDVHAISELQEKRKVPPTDDSFKYEYVGDENGHYNFESTIGTVIALRKDKMFVEEVDNGEDCGILLDRTCFYAESGGQIYDEGFMEMEDNSDIEFKVNNVQVKGGYVLHIGKLSAPDGKLRVGDKLKLFIDESRRRPVMSNHTGTHVLNFALRKVLGEADQRGSLVAPDKLRFDFSAKGAMTTGQIKEAEEIANSVIEKRGKVYAKDTPLAQAKSIQGLRAVFDEVYPDPVRVLSIGIPVEDLVADPAGPGAIMTSVEFCGGTHLQNSGDIGKFVITTEEAIAKGIRRIVAITGEDAEKAVTRATSLQEAVSSLAKKIDDNQQTQTVSHKQLNKDVTDLGNDLNNATIPQWRKDNIRNSLKDLKKKLDEIDKARKAAIIQNAKDTANQMITDSPDKPLVIARFEALSISKALDAALKQYKSKSPKTAAMLFSIDEENSKILCLAQVPKEAIAKGLKANEWVKHVSGVMGGKGGGKDVSAQATGDNIGSVEEAMRLGQEFAQLKLQN; via the exons ATGGACTCGATTGCAACAGCGAAGGAGGTTAGGCAGACTTTCATTGACTTCTTTGTAAAGTACAAAGGATACGAACATGAATTTGTCCGTTCAAGCTTGGTCGTTCCTCTGGATGACCCGACACTGCTCTTTACTAATGCTGGAATGAATCAG TACAAGCCCATTTTCTTGGGAACTGTCGATCCGAACAGTGATATGGCCAAATTGAAGCGAGCAGCCAATTCTCAGAAATGCATCAGAGCAGGTGGCAAGCACAACGACCTGGACGATGTCGGCAAGGATGTTTACCATCacacattttttgaaatgttgGGTAATTGGTCATTTGGCGATTATTTCAAG AAAGAGGCTTGTGCGATGGCTTGGGAGCTGCTCACCGTGGTGTACAAGTTACCTGCAGATAGAATGTATGTGACATACTTCGGTGGCAATGAGAAAGCCGGTCTAGCTTCTGATGAAGAATGCAGACAGATATGGCTTGATCTAGG TCTTTCTCCAGATCGGGTCATGCCTTTCGATATGAAAGACAACTTTTGGGAGATGGGGGACACTGGACCATGTGGCCCTTGTAGCGAAATCCATTTTGACAGAATTGGTGGACGAGATGCTGCCTCCTTAGTCAACATGGATGACCCAGATGTGGTGGAAATATGGAATCTTGTGTTTATACAATTCAACAG AGAAACAGACGGGTCCTTGAGACCGTTGCCAAAGAAGAGTATCGACACAGGGATGGGTTTAGAGCGAGTCGTCTCCGTGATTCAGAACAAGACATCCAACTACGACACAGATCTCTTTTTACCAATCTTCCAGGAAATACAAAGC AAAACAGGAATAAGGAGTTACACTGGAAAGATTGGACAAGCGGATACTGATGGGGTAGACATGGCGTACAGAGTAGTGGCTGACCACATCAGGACTCTAACTATCGCATTATCAGATGGAGGGAGGCCGGACAATGTTGGAAGAGG GTATGTTCTCCGGAGGATACTACGACGAGGCATTCGCTATTCGACCGAGAAGTTGAATGCATCCCCCGGATTCTTTGGGAGTCTTGTAACGACAGTAGTAGAAATATTG GGTGAGGCTTTTCCAGAGATTACAAAAGATCCTCAGATGGTGATGGACATCATTAACGAGGAAGAGGAGCAATTCTTGAAGACTCTGAGTAGAGGCCATAGAGTTCTTGAGAGAGCTATTACAAAGCTGGGAGCAGGAAATAGCACACTACCAG GAAAGGTAGCGTGGTTGTTGTATGACACCTATGGCTTCCCTATTGATCTGACAACACTCATGGTCGAAGAGAAAGGCATGTCAGTGGATATGCAAGAATACGAAGCAGAAAAGAAGAAAGCCCAG ATTTTATCTCAGGGCAAAGGATCTGGTTTGGACGATACCATCGGGTTAGACGTCCACGCAATCAGCGAGCTGCAGGAGAAAAGGAAAGTACCCCCCACGGATGATTCCTTCAAATATGAATATGTCGGTGATGAAAACGGTCACTACA ATTTTGAATCAACAATTGGAACAGTGATTGCTCTGAGGAAGGACAAGATGTTTGTTGAAGAAGTCGACAATGGTGAGGACTGCGGTATTCTTCTTGATAGGACCTGCTTCTATGCAGAATCAGGAGGACAAATTTACGATGAAGGCTTCATGGAAATGGAAGATAATTCC GATATCGAGTTTAAAGTGAACAACGTTCAAGTGAAAGGCGGCTACGTCCTTCACATCGGGAAGCTTTCCGCGCCAGACGGTAAACTGCGAGTAGGAGACAAACTGAAGTTATTTATTGACGAG TCTCGGAGGAGACCAGTGATGAGTAACCACACAGGGACACACGTTCTTAACTTTGCGCTACGAAAAGTGTTGGGAGAAGCCGATCAGCGAGGCTCCCTCGTGGCTCCGGATAAACTACGGTTTGACTTTTCTGCAAAG GGAGCGATGACTACGGGGCAAATAAAGGAAGCTGAAGAAATAGCCAACAGTGTGATCGAGAAGCGAGGCAAAGTTTATGCCAAAGACACCCCGCTGGCCCAAGCAAAGTCCATTCAGGGATTACGAGCAGTCTTTGACGAG GTTTATCCTGATCCGGTTAGAGTATTATCCATTGGTATACCTGTTGAGGACCTGGTAGCCGATCCAGCAGGACCCGGTGCCATCATGACCTCTGTCGAGTTCTGTGGTGGAAC ACATCTCCAAAACAGCGGAGACATTGGGAAGTTTGTCATAACGACAGAAGAGGCAATCGCTAAAGGAATCAGGAGGATCGTGGCCATCACCGGAGAAGATGCTGAAAAG GCCGTTACTAGAGCAACGTCGCTTCAAGAGGCCGTATCGTCGCTGGCTAAAAAGATTGATGACAATCAACAGACCCAGACAGTCTCCCACAAACAACTGAATAAAGATGTGACAGACTTGGGAAAT GACTTAAACAACGCCACCATTCCCCAATGGAGGAAGGACAACATACGAAACAGCCTTAAAGACCTGAAGAAAAAGTTGGACGAGATCGATAAAGCACGTAAAGCTGCCATCATCCAAAAT GCCAAGGACACTGCCAATCAGATGATCACCGATAGCCCCGACAAACCGTTGGTCATCGCCAGATTTGAGGCACTCTCCATATCCAAGGCATTGGATGCTGCCCTCAAGCAATACAAGAGCAAGTCACCCAAAACCGCTGCGATGCTATTCAGCATCGATGAAGAAAACTCCAAGATTCTTTGTCTGGCTCAAGTTCCCAAA GAAGCCATAGCGAAGGGTCTTAAAGCCAACGAGTGGGTGAAACACGTTTCAGGAGTGATGGGTGGGAAGGGAGGAGGTAAAGACGTTTCTGCTCAGGCTACTGGTGATAACATCGGCTCAGTAGAAGAAGCTATGAGGCTAGGCCAAGAATTTGCCCAACTAAAGCTTCAAAACTAA